The following are encoded in a window of Microbacterium sp. LWO13-1.2 genomic DNA:
- a CDS encoding LacI family DNA-binding transcriptional regulator, translating into MARVTLQTIAEHVGVSRMTVSNAFSRPDQLSADLRTRIMDAAQALGYSGPDPAARALASGRTGVVGMVLTNSPRDAFTDEVAVGFVRAVAGSLADAGYSLVLLHSSSHDGVVPARDVAMDGAIIYSCTPRTKAVTALTERRLPVVTVEGAPIPGMPSISLDNSTGAHEAAQHLIDLGHSDIALVVPTVDADDEPPSESVLASATSTTAERLGGWIRALTESGIVPRIVGTPGLAIDEILKTRIGRMLDAPPTAVLAWSDLAALEVIEQARARSIRVPEDLSVVGFDDSPLAARVSPALTTVRQDIDAKGEAAAAALLTMMRNEPTPGSQVLTTGLVIRESTRSPS; encoded by the coding sequence ATGGCGCGCGTGACGCTGCAGACCATAGCCGAGCATGTCGGTGTGAGCCGGATGACGGTTTCGAATGCGTTCTCGCGCCCGGATCAGCTGTCCGCCGATCTTCGGACCAGGATCATGGATGCCGCGCAGGCGCTGGGCTACTCCGGCCCCGACCCTGCAGCGCGCGCGCTGGCCTCGGGCCGCACGGGAGTCGTCGGCATGGTGCTGACGAACTCGCCTCGCGATGCGTTCACAGATGAAGTCGCGGTCGGGTTCGTCCGCGCAGTGGCGGGATCACTCGCCGATGCGGGCTACTCGCTCGTCCTCCTGCACTCCTCGTCTCACGACGGGGTCGTTCCTGCGCGCGACGTCGCGATGGACGGCGCGATCATCTACTCCTGCACGCCGCGGACCAAGGCCGTCACGGCGTTGACGGAGCGCCGTCTGCCGGTCGTGACGGTCGAAGGAGCGCCGATTCCCGGAATGCCGAGCATCTCGCTCGACAACAGCACAGGCGCCCATGAAGCGGCGCAGCACCTGATCGACCTGGGGCATTCCGATATCGCGCTCGTCGTGCCGACGGTCGATGCGGACGACGAGCCGCCCTCCGAGAGCGTGCTGGCCTCTGCGACATCGACCACCGCCGAGCGTCTGGGCGGCTGGATTCGGGCGCTGACGGAGAGCGGCATCGTGCCGCGCATCGTCGGAACGCCGGGCCTGGCGATCGACGAGATCCTGAAGACGCGGATCGGTCGGATGCTCGACGCTCCGCCGACCGCTGTCCTGGCGTGGTCCGACCTCGCCGCGCTGGAAGTGATCGAGCAGGCCAGAGCCAGAAGCATCCGTGTGCCCGAGGACTTGTCGGTCGTCGGATTCGATGACAGCCCGCTGGCCGCCCGCGTTTCGCCCGCTCTGACAACGGTCCGTCAGGACATCGACGCGAAAGGCGAAGCGGCGGCGGCCGCCCTGCTCACGATGATGCGGAACGAGCCCACGCCTGGTTCTCAGGTGCTCACCACCGGACTCGTGATCCGGGAGTCCACGCGCTCTCCGTCGTAG
- a CDS encoding APC family permease translates to MTVSPPTEPHQRLDGQLGTGAIVFMVIAAAAPLTVIGGNVPIAIGAGNGPGAPIGFALAAVILLVFSVGFVTMTPFVKEAGAFFSYVTAGLGSRLGLGSAFTALVAYTAIQVGIYGYMGWAVDDLVTFFGGPSLPWWLYSFATMAIVAVLGYRHIDLSAKVLGIALALEILVVVVLDVVIFATGGAEGIALETFDPAYVFSGGIGVAVLFALTGFIGFEATAVFRDEARSPERTIPRATYLAVVIIGVFYAVSCWALVTGVGAGNAVAAAQQTLAGEGNLLLDTTTEYLGPIVRDVVQVLLITSLFACVLSFHNVIARYQFTLAHKAVLPARLGHRHPAHHSPAFSSVVQTVTAAIILAVLALLGLDPLVGVFGSMAGVATVGMVLLMLTTSVAVVVFFARRPQLAAGRFARARVFPLLSIGGLAFALWLVLSNFTLVTGGSAAVSTVLALIPVIATVIGIVWGKRFSLDAELVDDAAASDHAEERAAR, encoded by the coding sequence ATGACCGTCTCCCCTCCCACCGAGCCGCATCAGCGTCTCGACGGCCAGCTCGGCACCGGCGCCATCGTCTTCATGGTGATCGCAGCCGCGGCACCGCTCACGGTGATCGGCGGCAACGTCCCGATCGCGATCGGCGCCGGCAACGGCCCTGGCGCACCGATCGGCTTCGCCCTCGCCGCCGTCATCCTGCTCGTCTTCTCGGTCGGTTTCGTCACGATGACGCCGTTCGTGAAGGAGGCCGGTGCGTTCTTCTCGTACGTGACAGCGGGACTCGGCTCTCGACTGGGGCTGGGCTCGGCCTTCACGGCCTTGGTCGCGTATACCGCGATCCAGGTCGGCATCTACGGATACATGGGGTGGGCGGTCGACGACCTCGTGACCTTCTTCGGGGGTCCGAGCCTGCCATGGTGGCTGTACTCGTTCGCGACGATGGCGATCGTCGCGGTGCTCGGCTACCGGCACATCGACCTGAGCGCCAAGGTGCTCGGCATCGCGCTGGCGCTCGAGATCCTGGTGGTTGTCGTGCTCGACGTCGTGATCTTCGCGACGGGCGGGGCGGAAGGCATCGCGCTCGAGACCTTCGATCCGGCCTACGTCTTCTCGGGCGGAATCGGCGTGGCGGTGCTGTTCGCGCTCACCGGATTCATCGGCTTCGAGGCCACCGCCGTGTTCCGCGACGAGGCGCGTTCGCCGGAGCGCACCATCCCGCGGGCGACGTACCTCGCCGTGGTGATCATCGGCGTGTTCTACGCCGTCTCGTGCTGGGCGCTCGTGACGGGCGTCGGCGCCGGCAACGCTGTGGCCGCCGCCCAGCAGACGCTCGCCGGTGAAGGCAATCTACTGCTCGACACCACCACCGAATACCTCGGCCCGATCGTGCGCGACGTCGTGCAGGTCCTCCTCATCACGAGCCTGTTCGCGTGCGTGCTGTCCTTCCACAATGTGATCGCGCGTTACCAGTTCACGCTCGCGCACAAGGCCGTGCTGCCCGCACGGCTCGGTCACCGGCACCCGGCCCACCACTCGCCGGCATTCTCGTCGGTCGTGCAGACGGTCACGGCCGCGATCATCCTCGCCGTCCTCGCTCTGCTTGGTCTCGATCCGCTCGTGGGTGTGTTCGGATCGATGGCGGGCGTGGCCACGGTCGGCATGGTGCTGCTGATGCTCACCACCTCGGTCGCCGTCGTCGTGTTCTTCGCCCGTCGTCCTCAGCTCGCCGCCGGACGCTTTGCGAGAGCCAGGGTGTTTCCGCTGCTCTCGATCGGCGGCCTCGCCTTCGCTCTCTGGCTCGTGCTCTCGAACTTCACACTCGTCACCGGCGGGAGCGCGGCGGTGAGCACAGTGCTCGCGCTCATTCCCGTGATCGCGACGGTGATCGGTATCGTGTGGGGGAAGCGGTTCTCGCTCGACGCGGAACTCGTCGACGACGCCGCCGCATCGGACCACGCGGAGGAGCGCGCGGCACGCTGA
- a CDS encoding ABC transporter ATP-binding protein, producing MTTVIEVHNLTKRYKNKRALDNVSLTVEGGAIYGLLGRNGAGKTTLMSILTAQNFASEGSVRVFGEHPYENTHVLSRLCFVRESQKYPEDATPKVALRSAALFFPNWDQDLADQLIEDFQLPMKQRIKKLSRGQLSAVGVIIGLASRAEITFFDEPYLGLDAVARQIFYDRLLADYSEHPRTIILSSHLIDEVSNLIEKVIVIDNGRIILDEDTDAVRDRAVTIVGEAAKVDAWTTGREVLHRESLGRVASVTILGTLSAEDRAALNAEGLDLAPVSLQQLIVRLTQKESGANILEEVR from the coding sequence ATGACCACCGTCATCGAGGTGCACAACCTCACCAAGCGCTACAAGAACAAGCGCGCGCTCGACAACGTCTCGCTCACCGTCGAGGGCGGCGCCATCTACGGCCTCCTGGGTCGCAACGGCGCCGGCAAGACGACTCTGATGTCGATCCTCACCGCGCAGAACTTCGCCAGCGAAGGTTCGGTACGGGTGTTCGGCGAGCACCCGTACGAGAACACCCACGTTCTGAGCCGGCTGTGCTTCGTGAGGGAAAGCCAGAAGTACCCCGAGGATGCGACTCCCAAGGTCGCGCTCCGTTCGGCGGCGCTGTTCTTCCCGAACTGGGATCAGGACCTCGCCGACCAGCTCATCGAGGACTTCCAGCTGCCGATGAAGCAGCGGATCAAGAAGCTCTCTCGGGGGCAGCTCTCCGCCGTCGGCGTGATCATCGGCCTCGCTTCCCGCGCCGAGATCACCTTCTTCGACGAGCCCTACCTCGGCCTCGACGCGGTCGCTCGGCAGATCTTCTACGATCGCCTGCTGGCGGATTACTCCGAGCATCCGCGCACGATCATCCTGTCGTCGCATCTGATCGACGAGGTCTCCAACCTCATCGAGAAGGTGATCGTCATCGACAACGGACGCATCATCCTCGACGAGGACACGGATGCCGTGCGCGACCGCGCCGTCACGATCGTCGGCGAGGCCGCGAAGGTCGACGCCTGGACGACCGGGCGCGAGGTGCTGCACCGCGAATCGCTCGGCCGGGTGGCATCCGTCACCATCCTCGGCACGCTGTCGGCCGAAGATCGCGCAGCGCTGAACGCCGAGGGTCTCGATCTCGCACCCGTCTCGCTCCAGCAACTGATCGTGCGCCTGACCCAGAAGGAATCGGGCGCGAACATCCTCGAGGAGGTCCGCTGA
- a CDS encoding helix-turn-helix domain-containing protein, producing the protein MSEQRIKPDPVWMTSAMMKAYSHPLRRQIIRLFGRREHLRAADIAADLSVPANSVSFHLRVLADAGLIAEAPEHARDRRDRVWAAKKLALNVGGPESPVPDEELSGVMIRALAEEHHAMMQRVIAWTPEYVSGRDTDVHGAFTQRTLRLTVAEFDALLERINEAMDEAAESHDGSAPDARFWDLDLLAADDRI; encoded by the coding sequence ATGTCGGAGCAGCGAATCAAGCCGGATCCTGTCTGGATGACGTCGGCCATGATGAAGGCGTACAGTCACCCGCTCCGTCGGCAGATCATCCGGCTGTTCGGCCGCCGCGAGCACCTGCGTGCTGCCGACATCGCCGCCGACCTGTCGGTTCCGGCCAACAGCGTGAGCTTCCATCTGCGCGTCCTGGCCGACGCCGGTCTCATCGCAGAGGCCCCGGAGCACGCCCGCGACCGACGCGACCGGGTGTGGGCGGCGAAGAAGCTCGCGCTCAACGTCGGCGGCCCGGAGAGTCCCGTGCCCGATGAGGAGCTCAGCGGGGTCATGATCCGGGCGCTCGCCGAGGAGCATCACGCGATGATGCAGCGGGTCATCGCCTGGACGCCGGAGTATGTCTCGGGCCGGGACACCGATGTGCACGGCGCGTTCACTCAGCGGACGCTGCGGCTGACCGTGGCCGAGTTCGACGCCCTGCTCGAGCGGATCAACGAGGCGATGGACGAGGCTGCCGAGTCGCATGACGGCAGCGCTCCGGACGCCCGTTTCTGGGATCTCGACCTGCTCGCGGCCGACGACCGGATCTGA
- a CDS encoding carbon-nitrogen hydrolase family protein yields the protein MTLRVAGLQHHGAPGDVDANLAIITEAAHHAVEQGARLLVTPEMFVTGYNIGARLAPLAVAELVDRVARIAVEADIAIIAGLPEPHPDGGITNSLVAIDRDGTELLRYRKAHLFGDLDRNLFVPGDTLPPTFVLDDVTLSVLICYDVEFPEAVRAAALAGADAVIVPTAQMVPYAHIAERLIPVRAWENQLYIVYVNRVGAEEDLTYVGRSSIVSPEGVSLAALGPTETGLMIATIDPEAVERARRKNPYLADRRTDLY from the coding sequence ATGACACTGAGAGTTGCCGGACTGCAGCATCACGGGGCACCCGGCGATGTGGACGCGAACCTCGCCATCATCACGGAGGCCGCGCATCACGCCGTCGAGCAGGGGGCCCGCCTTCTCGTGACCCCCGAGATGTTCGTGACCGGGTACAACATCGGCGCCCGCCTCGCGCCCCTCGCCGTCGCCGAGCTGGTCGACCGCGTCGCCCGCATCGCCGTCGAGGCCGACATCGCGATCATCGCCGGCCTGCCCGAGCCGCACCCCGACGGCGGGATCACCAACTCTCTCGTCGCGATCGACCGCGACGGCACTGAACTGCTCCGCTACCGCAAGGCGCATCTGTTCGGCGACCTCGATCGCAACCTGTTCGTGCCAGGCGACACCCTCCCGCCGACCTTCGTGCTCGACGACGTGACGCTCTCGGTACTCATCTGCTACGACGTCGAGTTCCCCGAGGCGGTCCGCGCCGCGGCACTGGCAGGAGCGGATGCCGTCATCGTGCCCACCGCGCAGATGGTGCCCTACGCGCACATCGCCGAGCGCCTCATCCCCGTGCGCGCCTGGGAGAACCAGCTCTACATCGTGTACGTGAATCGGGTCGGCGCCGAAGAGGATCTGACCTACGTCGGGCGCAGCAGCATCGTGTCGCCCGAGGGCGTGAGCCTCGCCGCTCTCGGCCCCACAGAGACCGGACTCATGATCGCCACGATCGATCCCGAAGCTGTCGAACGCGCCCGCCGGAAGAACCCGTATCTGGCAGACCGCCGCACGGACCTGTACTGA
- a CDS encoding GntR family transcriptional regulator translates to MIEEGKPLFLQIAEQIEDSILEGSLAEEAQAPSTNELAAFYRINPATAAKGVAVLTDKGVIYKRRGIGMFVSEGARTLLLGERREVFADRYIDPLLAEARTLGLDASDLAALLTERAAQITNAEGKNPA, encoded by the coding sequence GTGATCGAAGAAGGCAAACCCCTCTTCCTCCAGATCGCCGAGCAGATCGAGGACTCGATCCTCGAGGGTTCGCTCGCCGAGGAGGCCCAGGCGCCCTCGACCAACGAGCTCGCCGCGTTCTACCGCATCAACCCCGCAACCGCAGCGAAGGGAGTCGCCGTGCTCACCGACAAGGGAGTGATCTACAAGCGCCGAGGCATCGGCATGTTCGTCTCCGAGGGAGCACGAACTCTGCTGCTCGGCGAACGGCGCGAGGTCTTCGCCGACCGCTACATCGACCCGCTCCTCGCCGAAGCCCGCACGCTCGGCCTCGACGCCTCCGACCTTGCGGCGCTGCTCACCGAGCGCGCCGCCCAGATCACCAACGCAGAAGGGAAGAACCCCGCATGA
- a CDS encoding ABC transporter permease subunit, whose protein sequence is MNFHLPIGTWVESGVDWIKDNLDGLLDVISFVVTFLVEGLTFLLLLPYFYVVIVAAALIAWLVRSWQLAIGTVISFGLIVAMGLWVPAMQTLALVLVAAVVAVLIAIPLGIWSARNSTVRTVLKPILDFMQTMPAFVYLIPAIVFFSIGVVPGLVATVIFALPPGVRLTELGIRGVDSETVEAGQAFGAKPGQILRGIQLPLAMPTILAGVNQVIMLALSMAVIAGMAGADGLGKMVVEAISTVNIAKGVEAGLGVVLIAVFLDRVTAALGSLGKNPASLLGMLAQRRSAQRAAAASALLADATPVHVEEKELQNA, encoded by the coding sequence ATGAACTTCCATCTCCCCATCGGAACGTGGGTCGAATCCGGCGTCGACTGGATCAAGGACAACCTCGACGGCCTGCTCGACGTCATCTCCTTCGTCGTGACCTTCCTCGTCGAGGGACTCACTTTCCTGCTCCTGCTGCCGTACTTCTACGTCGTCATCGTCGCCGCAGCGCTGATCGCGTGGCTGGTGCGATCGTGGCAGCTCGCCATCGGCACGGTGATCTCCTTCGGGCTGATCGTCGCAATGGGCCTCTGGGTTCCGGCGATGCAGACGCTCGCCCTGGTGCTCGTCGCCGCGGTGGTCGCGGTACTCATCGCGATACCGCTCGGCATCTGGTCCGCGCGCAATTCGACGGTGCGCACCGTGCTGAAGCCGATCCTCGACTTCATGCAGACGATGCCCGCCTTCGTGTATCTGATTCCCGCGATCGTGTTCTTCAGCATCGGTGTGGTTCCCGGGCTCGTCGCGACGGTCATCTTCGCGCTGCCTCCTGGCGTCCGCCTCACCGAACTCGGCATCCGCGGAGTGGACTCGGAGACCGTCGAAGCAGGTCAGGCGTTCGGCGCGAAGCCGGGTCAGATCCTGCGGGGCATTCAGCTCCCGCTCGCGATGCCGACGATCCTCGCCGGCGTCAACCAGGTCATCATGCTCGCCCTGTCGATGGCCGTGATCGCCGGCATGGCCGGCGCCGACGGCCTCGGGAAGATGGTCGTCGAGGCGATCTCGACCGTGAACATCGCCAAGGGCGTCGAGGCGGGGCTGGGTGTCGTGCTCATCGCCGTCTTCCTCGATCGCGTCACGGCGGCACTCGGATCGCTGGGCAAGAACCCGGCGTCGCTGCTCGGAATGCTCGCACAGCGTCGCTCGGCGCAGCGCGCGGCCGCGGCATCCGCTCTGCTGGCGGATGCGACCCCGGTGCACGTCGAAGAGAAGGAGCTGCAGAATGCGTAA
- a CDS encoding glycine betaine/L-proline ABC transporter ATP-binding protein: MSETALEARHLYKVFGRNPNQAVRRLKSGESRTDIADAGTAAVIDASFTVNRGEIFVIMGLSGSGKSTIIRMLNGLHEATDGSVTVNGDTITGIPTSRLREIRRDRISMVFQHFALLPHRTVAANVAYPLELKGTPRAERLAKAEEILTLVGLAGQGDKLPSELSGGMQQRVGIARALAADSDILLMDEAFSALDPLIRREMQEQLLELQQKLQKTIVFITHDLNEAMFLGDRIAVMRDGRIVQIGTPEDILTDPANDYVEQFVQDVDRARVLTAANVMERPRPVVAATAGPRTALRQMRDAYMSATYVVDRDRQLVGIVTDRDAVKLVRKGVTTLESIIKPVPQAVNEDEVLMNLFVPSVESPVPLAVTNADGRLVGVIPRVTLLAALGPGPGATGELTLPLFPMPQAEIDAVLDDGWTAEAATASGAQAANEGATR, from the coding sequence GTGTCCGAAACCGCACTTGAAGCGCGCCATCTGTACAAAGTGTTCGGGAGGAATCCGAACCAAGCCGTCCGTCGGCTGAAATCCGGCGAGAGCCGAACCGACATCGCGGATGCCGGAACCGCAGCCGTCATCGACGCGAGTTTCACCGTCAATCGCGGTGAGATCTTCGTGATCATGGGTCTGTCCGGCTCCGGTAAGTCCACCATCATCCGCATGCTCAACGGCCTGCATGAGGCCACCGACGGATCCGTCACCGTGAACGGCGACACCATCACCGGCATCCCGACATCGCGCCTGCGCGAGATCCGTCGCGACCGCATCTCGATGGTCTTCCAGCACTTCGCCCTGCTGCCCCATCGCACCGTGGCAGCCAACGTCGCCTATCCGCTCGAGCTCAAGGGCACGCCCCGGGCCGAGCGGCTCGCCAAGGCCGAGGAGATCCTGACTCTCGTCGGACTCGCCGGCCAGGGCGACAAACTGCCTAGTGAGCTCTCCGGCGGCATGCAGCAGCGCGTCGGCATCGCCCGCGCTCTCGCGGCCGACAGCGACATCCTGCTCATGGACGAGGCATTCAGCGCTCTCGACCCGCTCATCCGTCGTGAGATGCAGGAGCAGCTGCTCGAACTGCAGCAGAAACTGCAGAAGACGATCGTGTTCATCACGCACGACCTCAACGAGGCGATGTTCCTCGGCGACCGGATCGCCGTGATGCGCGATGGCCGCATCGTGCAGATCGGCACCCCGGAGGACATCCTGACCGACCCGGCGAACGACTACGTCGAGCAGTTCGTGCAGGACGTCGATCGTGCCCGTGTGCTCACCGCCGCGAACGTCATGGAGCGCCCTCGCCCTGTCGTCGCCGCGACCGCCGGCCCGCGTACGGCGCTGCGTCAGATGCGGGACGCCTACATGTCGGCGACGTACGTCGTGGATCGCGACCGTCAGCTGGTCGGCATCGTCACCGATCGGGATGCCGTCAAGCTCGTCCGTAAGGGAGTGACGACGCTCGAATCGATCATCAAGCCTGTTCCGCAGGCGGTGAACGAGGACGAGGTGCTGATGAACCTGTTCGTCCCGTCGGTCGAGTCGCCCGTGCCGCTGGCGGTGACGAACGCCGATGGACGCCTGGTGGGTGTCATTCCTCGCGTCACCCTGCTCGCAGCCCTCGGCCCCGGGCCCGGCGCGACCGGCGAGCTCACGCTCCCGCTCTTCCCGATGCCGCAGGCCGAGATCGACGCCGTGCTCGATGACGGCTGGACTGCTGAGGCGGCGACCGCCTCAGGAGCCCAGGCCGCGAACGAGGGGGCGACGCGATGA
- a CDS encoding MFS transporter, with the protein MTIAPPLHRLSRNRRYLVWLISDTSKGLAASLFGFAIPLLALIVTGDPAQAGIIAGAGVVTRLLTTLAGGVLADRHRRIALMLLGSLIGIVLAAAFTVIALGGGLTFFTLLLADMLLAARSGLFDVAGESAIKEIVPDAAMGRAQAANQGRDAALQLAGGPLGGLLLGIGGWAVGAAMTLCHLVAAGTAWMLQRAIRRDRSAGADADDARPTAEKDDVTPVRPSAWAEIREGFEWLMSRPDLGGVLLIITIVNLGFNAATTTVVYALQQAGHSEALIGALSAAVGAVMLAGALIAPLLVPRIGAGPLAIFGIIGTTAGAAVVSMVTEPWTIAVVLGAAVFLLPALNASMMGYFMVATPTHLLGRANSAAGILGMGAMPLAPLIAGFGLTWLGREMTLLVCAALCAAAVVLAVSNKALRALPVESRWVEHAKQYETLP; encoded by the coding sequence ATGACGATCGCGCCGCCCCTGCACCGCCTCTCCCGTAACCGGCGCTACCTCGTCTGGCTGATCAGCGACACCAGCAAGGGTTTGGCGGCCTCCCTGTTCGGCTTCGCCATCCCGCTGCTGGCGCTCATCGTGACCGGAGACCCGGCGCAAGCGGGCATCATCGCCGGCGCCGGCGTGGTCACACGCCTGCTCACCACGCTTGCGGGCGGCGTGCTCGCCGACCGGCATCGGCGGATCGCGCTGATGCTGCTCGGATCACTCATCGGCATCGTTCTCGCTGCGGCCTTCACGGTGATCGCGCTCGGCGGAGGGCTCACCTTCTTCACGCTGCTGCTCGCCGACATGCTGCTCGCCGCGCGCAGCGGGCTCTTCGACGTCGCCGGCGAGAGCGCGATCAAGGAGATCGTGCCGGATGCGGCGATGGGACGCGCGCAGGCGGCCAATCAAGGTCGGGATGCGGCCCTCCAGCTCGCGGGCGGGCCGTTGGGCGGTCTGCTGCTCGGTATCGGTGGGTGGGCCGTCGGGGCCGCGATGACCCTCTGCCACCTCGTCGCCGCGGGGACGGCATGGATGCTGCAGCGCGCGATCAGACGCGACCGCAGCGCAGGAGCCGACGCCGACGACGCGCGGCCGACCGCCGAGAAGGACGATGTCACGCCGGTCAGACCCAGCGCGTGGGCCGAGATCCGGGAGGGATTCGAGTGGCTGATGTCGCGCCCGGACCTCGGCGGTGTGCTGCTCATCATCACCATCGTGAACCTCGGGTTCAACGCCGCGACCACCACCGTCGTCTACGCGTTGCAGCAGGCAGGGCACTCGGAAGCACTGATCGGCGCGCTCTCGGCGGCGGTGGGCGCGGTGATGCTGGCGGGCGCGCTGATCGCTCCCCTGCTCGTTCCGCGCATCGGCGCCGGCCCGCTGGCCATCTTCGGAATCATCGGCACCACCGCGGGCGCCGCCGTGGTCTCGATGGTCACAGAGCCGTGGACGATCGCCGTCGTCCTCGGTGCCGCCGTGTTCCTGCTTCCCGCCTTGAACGCGTCGATGATGGGGTACTTCATGGTCGCCACCCCGACACACCTGTTGGGTCGGGCGAACAGCGCAGCCGGCATCCTCGGTATGGGGGCGATGCCCCTCGCCCCGCTCATCGCCGGATTCGGTCTCACCTGGCTCGGCCGCGAGATGACGCTTCTGGTGTGTGCGGCACTGTGCGCCGCAGCCGTCGTCCTCGCGGTCTCCAACAAAGCACTGCGCGCCCTTCCCGTCGAGTCACGGTGGGTCGAGCACGCGAAGCAGTACGAGACACTCCCCTAG
- a CDS encoding methyltransferase — MDFPYRRLRRWPDVEADNLQAWDATDEVLVTRTLALAEERDIAGPEIAVIGDEYGAITLALTDAGFRGIRVHQDLATGRRALARNAREMGLDGFREHELERDLLVGARLVLLQLPKALAELEEIADAVARWAAPDVVLVSGGRVKHMTLAQNEVLGRSFARVQAERAERKSRLIVASEPREVPAEPPFPVRAEHDGLILVAHGGAFAGARLDIGTRVLLDQLPLLGRSQLRKNDPNPAEITPESAGSAHSSGVMDAPQDAPTVIDLGCGTGALAVAYALAHPDARVVATDRSAAAVASARATVAANGVADRVTVTHDDAGSDLADASADIVLLNPPFHLGNSVHTGAATRLFEASARLLRPGGELWTVYNSSLGYKGELTRIVGPTEQVHRTPKFTVTRSVRG, encoded by the coding sequence ATGGACTTCCCCTACCGCCGTTTGCGCCGCTGGCCCGACGTCGAGGCCGATAATCTGCAGGCATGGGATGCCACTGATGAGGTGCTCGTCACGAGGACGCTTGCGCTCGCCGAAGAGCGCGACATCGCCGGCCCGGAGATCGCGGTGATCGGCGACGAGTACGGGGCGATCACCCTGGCGCTGACGGATGCCGGATTCCGAGGCATCCGCGTGCATCAAGATCTGGCCACCGGTCGGCGTGCGCTCGCACGTAACGCGCGCGAGATGGGCCTCGACGGTTTCCGCGAACACGAACTCGAGCGCGACCTGCTCGTCGGTGCCCGGCTCGTGCTGCTGCAGCTGCCGAAGGCGCTCGCCGAACTCGAGGAGATCGCAGACGCCGTCGCCCGATGGGCTGCGCCCGACGTCGTGCTCGTCTCCGGCGGGCGCGTCAAGCACATGACCCTCGCGCAGAACGAGGTGCTCGGTCGCAGTTTCGCGCGGGTACAGGCCGAGCGTGCGGAGCGGAAGTCTCGACTGATCGTGGCGAGCGAGCCGCGCGAGGTTCCGGCCGAACCGCCGTTCCCGGTGCGGGCGGAGCATGACGGGCTCATCCTCGTTGCGCATGGCGGCGCCTTCGCCGGGGCGCGCCTCGACATCGGCACCCGGGTGCTGCTCGATCAGTTGCCCCTGCTCGGGCGTTCACAACTCCGGAAAAATGACCCTAATCCGGCCGAAATCACCCCGGAATCGGCCGGATCGGCGCATTCTTCCGGAGTTATGGACGCCCCACAGGACGCGCCGACCGTCATCGACCTCGGCTGCGGCACCGGCGCGCTCGCCGTGGCCTATGCCCTCGCGCACCCCGACGCCCGCGTAGTCGCGACCGACCGCTCTGCCGCGGCCGTTGCGTCGGCGCGCGCGACCGTCGCCGCGAACGGAGTCGCCGATCGCGTCACGGTGACCCACGACGACGCCGGGTCAGACCTCGCAGACGCGAGCGCCGACATCGTGCTGCTCAACCCGCCGTTCCACCTCGGTAACAGCGTGCACACCGGCGCAGCGACCCGCCTGTTCGAGGCATCCGCTCGCCTGCTCCGGCCCGGTGGTGAGCTCTGGACCGTCTACAACTCGTCCCTCGGATACAAGGGCGAGCTGACGAGGATCGTCGGCCCGACCGAGCAGGTGCACCGCACTCCGAAGTTCACGGTCACGCGGAGCGTTCGCGGCTGA
- a CDS encoding FCD domain-containing protein yields MDLTSPALGAIRRTTAVDTVRARISLAVELGMLSPGQRLPGTLDTARAFDVSEMTVRRAYRALSEEHVVVRRPGRAGGTFIADSPAIGTVAEIDAYRADAAHVHALIDQRAVLEAGLAATAIGSVDDDALGRLDALVDEMRVAPDWTGFRTADAAFHGALASMSPAEGAVELHRRVTHELYTYFIPYRIDYLRASNEEHARLVDALRSGDAGAASRLAFDHVAELHTSMYVGHPPV; encoded by the coding sequence ATGGACCTGACCTCCCCGGCACTCGGTGCCATCCGCCGCACGACCGCCGTCGACACCGTCCGCGCCCGCATCTCACTGGCCGTCGAGCTCGGCATGCTCTCCCCAGGACAGCGGCTGCCGGGGACGCTCGACACCGCTCGCGCGTTCGACGTGAGCGAGATGACGGTGCGTCGTGCCTACCGCGCGCTCAGCGAGGAGCACGTCGTGGTGCGGCGACCTGGTCGTGCGGGCGGCACCTTCATCGCCGATTCCCCCGCGATCGGCACCGTCGCCGAGATCGACGCTTACCGCGCGGACGCCGCCCACGTGCACGCGCTCATCGACCAGCGCGCGGTGCTCGAGGCGGGGCTCGCCGCGACCGCGATCGGATCTGTCGACGATGACGCGCTCGGCCGGCTCGATGCGCTGGTCGACGAGATGCGCGTCGCACCGGACTGGACCGGGTTCCGCACGGCGGACGCCGCGTTCCACGGCGCCCTCGCATCGATGAGCCCGGCCGAGGGCGCCGTGGAGCTGCATCGCCGGGTCACGCACGAGCTGTACACCTACTTCATCCCCTATCGGATCGACTACCTGCGGGCGTCGAACGAGGAACATGCTCGGCTGGTCGACGCGCTTCGCTCCGGAGATGCCGGGGCCGCCAGTCGGCTGGCGTTCGATCACGTCGCCGAGCTGCACACGTCCATGTACGTCGGTCATCCACCCGTCTGA